Proteins encoded within one genomic window of bacterium:
- a CDS encoding SDR family oxidoreductase, whose amino-acid sequence MRLRGRAAVITGAGSGIGRATAELFASEGAGVAILDRDGPAAEAAASAISATGGVAHPVVADVSSPDDVSRAIASSARLLGRLDIVFNNAGVAPSGSVLDTDEDEWDRCFAVNAKGVYLTSRAAIPHLQAAGGGSIINQASVAAMIGMANFSAYSAAKGAVVSLTRAMAIDLAPFGIRVNALCPGAVHTPVMEPLMRNHGRGSLERGLEMTAAKHPIGRLGTPREIAGAALFLASDDAAFVTGATLPVDGGRTAC is encoded by the coding sequence ATGAGACTCCGAGGACGGGCCGCTGTCATAACCGGCGCCGGGTCGGGCATCGGCCGGGCCACCGCCGAGCTGTTCGCGAGCGAGGGCGCCGGGGTTGCGATACTCGACCGCGACGGGCCGGCCGCCGAGGCCGCCGCCTCAGCCATCTCGGCCACGGGCGGGGTGGCCCATCCGGTGGTCGCCGACGTGTCTTCGCCGGACGATGTCTCCCGAGCCATTGCCAGCTCCGCCCGACTCCTCGGACGCCTCGACATCGTCTTCAACAACGCCGGCGTAGCACCATCCGGGTCGGTTCTGGATACGGACGAGGACGAGTGGGATCGGTGCTTCGCGGTCAACGCCAAGGGCGTCTACCTCACCTCTCGGGCCGCCATCCCCCACCTGCAGGCCGCAGGCGGCGGATCGATCATCAACCAGGCATCCGTAGCCGCCATGATCGGGATGGCAAACTTCTCCGCCTACAGCGCCGCCAAGGGTGCCGTGGTCTCTCTCACCCGTGCCATGGCGATCGACCTCGCTCCCTTTGGGATCAGGGTGAACGCCCTCTGCCCCGGCGCCGTCCACACACCGGTCATGGAGCCGCTCATGCGCAACCACGGCCGTGGCAGCCTCGAGCGGGGACTGGAGATGACGGCCGCCAAGCACCCGATCGGGCGCCTCGGGACGCCGAGGGAGATTGCCGGCGCCGCGCTGTTCCTGGCATCGGACGACGCCGCCTTCGTCACCGGTGCCACCCTCCCGGTGGACGGTGGCAGAACCGCCTGTTAG
- a CDS encoding biotin--[acetyl-CoA-carboxylase] ligase, whose translation MATPYETLILDRTTSTQDEVWSRRGSMPLLVVARSQTRGRGRSGARWSNAPRALAASLGVRPHWPSSSWPLLTLVAGVAALRALGDPGRDMTLKWPNDLIRGRLKLGGLLTEASGDAVVAGWGANLFWPDAPEGTGAVFDSDPGREAGAEIAERWVEEFLALVADEPGDWPRDEYRRRCSTLGRPVTWVPDGAGTAVDISPDGGLVVETATGRRTLTSAAVSELRDN comes from the coding sequence ATGGCTACACCCTACGAGACGCTGATACTCGACCGGACCACCTCCACCCAGGACGAGGTGTGGTCCCGGCGCGGATCGATGCCCCTGCTGGTGGTGGCGCGGTCGCAGACCAGGGGGAGGGGGCGCTCGGGTGCGCGGTGGTCGAACGCCCCGCGAGCGCTGGCGGCTTCCCTCGGAGTCCGACCGCACTGGCCCTCCTCCTCATGGCCGCTCCTGACGCTGGTGGCCGGCGTGGCGGCCCTGCGGGCGCTCGGCGATCCGGGACGGGACATGACGCTCAAATGGCCCAACGACCTGATACGCGGGCGGCTGAAGCTGGGCGGCCTGCTCACCGAAGCCTCGGGCGACGCGGTGGTGGCGGGATGGGGCGCCAACCTGTTCTGGCCCGATGCTCCGGAGGGAACGGGCGCCGTGTTCGACTCCGATCCCGGCCGGGAGGCCGGGGCGGAGATCGCGGAGCGGTGGGTCGAGGAGTTCCTGGCACTGGTGGCCGACGAGCCGGGTGATTGGCCGCGTGACGAATACCGCCGTCGATGCTCCACACTGGGGCGACCGGTCACCTGGGTCCCGGACGGCGCCGGGACGGCGGTCGACATCTCACCGGACGGGGGTCTGGTGGTGGAGACGGCTACCGGCCGGCGGACGCTGACCTCGGCGGCGGTCTCGGAGTTGCGGGACAACTGA